Proteins encoded together in one Anas acuta chromosome 10, bAnaAcu1.1, whole genome shotgun sequence window:
- the MTSS2 gene encoding protein MTSS 2 isoform X1 has translation METAEKECGALGGLFQAIINDMKSSYPIWEDFNSKATKLHSQLRTTVLAAVAFLDAFQKVADMATNTRGATRDIGSALTRMCMRHRSIEAKLRQFTNALMESLITPLQDRIEDWKKAANQLDKDHAKEYKRARHEIKKKSSDTLKLQKKARKELLGKGDLQPQLDTALQDVNDMYLLLEETEKQAVRRALIEERGRFCTFIAFLQPVVNGELTMLGEITHLQGIIDDLAVLTAEPHKLPPASEQVIKDLKGSDYSWSYQTPPSSPSSSSSRKSSMCSSVSSAKGGLPWPGGAQTCSPSSTYRYRSLAQPASAGTRLSSVSSHDSGFISQQEAAYSKPPSPMPSDITSQKSSSSASSEASETCQSVSECSSPTSDWSKASPYDQPAVSTLQRRKDRVEHLREAEVGSATGAYPGMGAEDAPRPRMSPATIAAKHGEEVSPAASDLAMVLTRGLSLEHQKSSRDSLQYSSGYSTQTTTPSCSEDTIPSQGSDYDCYSVNGDVECEPQSDFDKSSTIPRNSNIAQNYRRMIQTKRPASTAGLPSGTSLPAGTTPGVATIRRTPSTKPSVRRTLSNAGPIPIRPPIVPVKTPTVPDSPAYAGPTRVGSEECVFYAEDASPGPVDFAKASPKRLSLPNTAWGGGGGGSAAEIPVYPSAVTPRGTGAAEEEEDEEEDEEDRQLAANRHSLVEKIGELVAGARALGEGQFPFPTALEETPAPPPAPAMDPPAEDMLVAIRRGVRLRRTVTNDRSAPRIS, from the exons GGTGCTGGCCGCGGTCGCCTTCCTGGATGCCTTCCAGAAAGTGGCCGACATGGCCACCAACACCCGAG gggCCACGCGGGACATCGGCTCCGCGCTCACCCGCATGTGCATGCGGCACCGCAGCATCGAGGCCAAGCTCCGGCAGTTCACCAA CGCCCTGATGGAGAGCCTGATCACCCCCCTGCAGGACAGGATcgaggactggaagaaagctgCCAACCAGCTGGACAAGGACCACGCCAAAG AGTACAAGCGGGCCCGCCACGAGATCAAGAAGAAGTCCTCGGACACGctcaagctgcagaaaaaggcTCGAAAAG agctgctgg GGAAGGGGgacctgcagccccagctggacACGGCGCTGCAGGACGTCAACGACATgtacctgctgctggaggagacgGAGAAGCAGGCGGTGCGCCGGGCGCTCATCGAGGAGCGGGGCCGCTTCTGCACCTTCATCGCCTTCCTGCAGCCCGTGGTG AACGGGGAGCTCACCATGCTGGGGGAGATCACCCACCTGCAGGGCATCATCGACGACCTGGCCGTGCTCACCGCCGAGCCCCACAAGCTGCCCCCCGCCAGCGAGCAG GTGATCAAGGACCTGAAGGGCTCTGACTACAGCTGGTCCTACCAGACCCCCCCGTCCTcgcccagcagctccagctcccgcAAATCCAGCATGTGCAG CAGTGTCAGCAGTGCCAAGGGTGGGCTCCCGTGGCCCGGGGGGGCTCAGACGTGCTCGCCCTCCTCCACCTACCGCTACCGCAGCCTGGCGCAGCCGGCCAGCGCGGGGACCCGGCTCTCCAGCGTCTCCTCGCACGACTCCGGCTTCATCTCGCAGCAGGAGGCCGCCTACTCCAAGCCGCCCTCCCCGATGCCCTCGGACATCACCAGCCAG AAGTCCTCCAGCTCGGCGTCCTCGGAGGCCTCGGAGACGTGCCAGTCGGTCAGCGAGTGCAGCTCGCCCACCTCG GATTGGTCCAAGGCCAGCCCCTACGACCAGCCCGCCGTCAGCACCCTGCAGCGGCGCAAGGACCGCGTGGAGCACCTGCGGGAGGCCGAGGTGGGCTCAGCCACCGGCGCCTACCCGGGCATGGGCGCCGAGGACGCCCCCAGACCCCGAATGTCGCCGGCCACCATCGCCGCCAAG CACGGCGAGGAGGTGTCCCCCGCCGCCAGCGACCTGGCCATGGTGTTGACACGGGGGCTGAGCCTGGAGCACCAGAAGAGCAGCCGGGACTCGCTGCAGTACTCCAGCGGCTACAGCACGCAGACCACCACCCCGTCCTGCTCCGAGGACACCATCCCCTCCCAAG GCTCCGACTATGACTGCTACTCGGTGAACGGCGACGTGGAGTGCGAGCCCCAGAGCGACTTCGACAAGTCCTCCACCATCCCGCGCAACAGCAACATCGCCCAGAACTACCGGCGCATGATCCAGACCAAGCGCCCCGCCTCCACCGCCGGGCTGCCCAGCGGCACCAGCCTGCCGGCCGGCACCACGCCAGGGGTGGCCACCATCCGCCGCACGCCCTCCACCAAGCCCTCGGTGCGCCGCACGCTCTCCAACGCCGGCCCCATCCCCATCCGCCCGCCCATCGTCCCCGTCAAGACCCCCACGGTGCCCGACTCGCCCGCCTACGCCGGCCCCACGCGGGTGGGCAGCGAGGAGTGCGTGTTCTACGCCGAGGACGCCTCGCCCGGCCCCGTGGATTTTGCCAAAGCCTCGCCCAAACGCTTGAGCCTCCCCAACACGGCgtggggcggcggcggcggcggcagcgcggcCGAGATCCCCGTCTACCCCAGCGCGGTGACGCCGCGTGGCACCGGCGccgccgaggaggaggaggatgaggaggaggatgaggaggaccGGCAGCTGGCCGCCAACCGGCACAGCCTGGTGGAGAAGATCGGCGAGCTGGTGGCCGGCGCCCGCGCCCTGGGCGAGGGGCAGTTCCCCTTCCCCACCGCGCTGGAGGAGacccccgcgccgccccccgcGCCCGCCATGGACCCCCCGGCCGAAGACATGCTGGTGGCCATCCGGCGCGGCGTGCGCCTGCGCAGGACCGTCACCAACGACAGGTCGGCCCCGCGGATATCGTGA
- the MTSS2 gene encoding protein MTSS 2 isoform X4, translated as METAEKECGALGGLFQAIINDMKSSYPIWEDFNSKATKLHSQLRTTVLAAVAFLDAFQKVADMATNTRGATRDIGSALTRMCMRHRSIEAKLRQFTNALMESLITPLQDRIEDWKKAANQLDKDHAKEYKRARHEIKKKSSDTLKLQKKARKGKGDLQPQLDTALQDVNDMYLLLEETEKQAVRRALIEERGRFCTFIAFLQPVVNGELTMLGEITHLQGIIDDLAVLTAEPHKLPPASEQVIKDLKGSDYSWSYQTPPSSPSSSSSRKSSMCSVSSAKGGLPWPGGAQTCSPSSTYRYRSLAQPASAGTRLSSVSSHDSGFISQQEAAYSKPPSPMPSDITSQKSSSSASSEASETCQSVSECSSPTSDWSKASPYDQPAVSTLQRRKDRVEHLREAEVGSATGAYPGMGAEDAPRPRMSPATIAAKHGEEVSPAASDLAMVLTRGLSLEHQKSSRDSLQYSSGYSTQTTTPSCSEDTIPSQGSDYDCYSVNGDVECEPQSDFDKSSTIPRNSNIAQNYRRMIQTKRPASTAGLPSGTSLPAGTTPGVATIRRTPSTKPSVRRTLSNAGPIPIRPPIVPVKTPTVPDSPAYAGPTRVGSEECVFYAEDASPGPVDFAKASPKRLSLPNTAWGGGGGGSAAEIPVYPSAVTPRGTGAAEEEEDEEEDEEDRQLAANRHSLVEKIGELVAGARALGEGQFPFPTALEETPAPPPAPAMDPPAEDMLVAIRRGVRLRRTVTNDRSAPRIS; from the exons GGTGCTGGCCGCGGTCGCCTTCCTGGATGCCTTCCAGAAAGTGGCCGACATGGCCACCAACACCCGAG gggCCACGCGGGACATCGGCTCCGCGCTCACCCGCATGTGCATGCGGCACCGCAGCATCGAGGCCAAGCTCCGGCAGTTCACCAA CGCCCTGATGGAGAGCCTGATCACCCCCCTGCAGGACAGGATcgaggactggaagaaagctgCCAACCAGCTGGACAAGGACCACGCCAAAG AGTACAAGCGGGCCCGCCACGAGATCAAGAAGAAGTCCTCGGACACGctcaagctgcagaaaaaggcTCGAAAAG GGAAGGGGgacctgcagccccagctggacACGGCGCTGCAGGACGTCAACGACATgtacctgctgctggaggagacgGAGAAGCAGGCGGTGCGCCGGGCGCTCATCGAGGAGCGGGGCCGCTTCTGCACCTTCATCGCCTTCCTGCAGCCCGTGGTG AACGGGGAGCTCACCATGCTGGGGGAGATCACCCACCTGCAGGGCATCATCGACGACCTGGCCGTGCTCACCGCCGAGCCCCACAAGCTGCCCCCCGCCAGCGAGCAG GTGATCAAGGACCTGAAGGGCTCTGACTACAGCTGGTCCTACCAGACCCCCCCGTCCTcgcccagcagctccagctcccgcAAATCCAGCATGTGCAG TGTCAGCAGTGCCAAGGGTGGGCTCCCGTGGCCCGGGGGGGCTCAGACGTGCTCGCCCTCCTCCACCTACCGCTACCGCAGCCTGGCGCAGCCGGCCAGCGCGGGGACCCGGCTCTCCAGCGTCTCCTCGCACGACTCCGGCTTCATCTCGCAGCAGGAGGCCGCCTACTCCAAGCCGCCCTCCCCGATGCCCTCGGACATCACCAGCCAG AAGTCCTCCAGCTCGGCGTCCTCGGAGGCCTCGGAGACGTGCCAGTCGGTCAGCGAGTGCAGCTCGCCCACCTCG GATTGGTCCAAGGCCAGCCCCTACGACCAGCCCGCCGTCAGCACCCTGCAGCGGCGCAAGGACCGCGTGGAGCACCTGCGGGAGGCCGAGGTGGGCTCAGCCACCGGCGCCTACCCGGGCATGGGCGCCGAGGACGCCCCCAGACCCCGAATGTCGCCGGCCACCATCGCCGCCAAG CACGGCGAGGAGGTGTCCCCCGCCGCCAGCGACCTGGCCATGGTGTTGACACGGGGGCTGAGCCTGGAGCACCAGAAGAGCAGCCGGGACTCGCTGCAGTACTCCAGCGGCTACAGCACGCAGACCACCACCCCGTCCTGCTCCGAGGACACCATCCCCTCCCAAG GCTCCGACTATGACTGCTACTCGGTGAACGGCGACGTGGAGTGCGAGCCCCAGAGCGACTTCGACAAGTCCTCCACCATCCCGCGCAACAGCAACATCGCCCAGAACTACCGGCGCATGATCCAGACCAAGCGCCCCGCCTCCACCGCCGGGCTGCCCAGCGGCACCAGCCTGCCGGCCGGCACCACGCCAGGGGTGGCCACCATCCGCCGCACGCCCTCCACCAAGCCCTCGGTGCGCCGCACGCTCTCCAACGCCGGCCCCATCCCCATCCGCCCGCCCATCGTCCCCGTCAAGACCCCCACGGTGCCCGACTCGCCCGCCTACGCCGGCCCCACGCGGGTGGGCAGCGAGGAGTGCGTGTTCTACGCCGAGGACGCCTCGCCCGGCCCCGTGGATTTTGCCAAAGCCTCGCCCAAACGCTTGAGCCTCCCCAACACGGCgtggggcggcggcggcggcggcagcgcggcCGAGATCCCCGTCTACCCCAGCGCGGTGACGCCGCGTGGCACCGGCGccgccgaggaggaggaggatgaggaggaggatgaggaggaccGGCAGCTGGCCGCCAACCGGCACAGCCTGGTGGAGAAGATCGGCGAGCTGGTGGCCGGCGCCCGCGCCCTGGGCGAGGGGCAGTTCCCCTTCCCCACCGCGCTGGAGGAGacccccgcgccgccccccgcGCCCGCCATGGACCCCCCGGCCGAAGACATGCTGGTGGCCATCCGGCGCGGCGTGCGCCTGCGCAGGACCGTCACCAACGACAGGTCGGCCCCGCGGATATCGTGA
- the IL34 gene encoding interleukin-34, which produces MQAVPPPAPAVTMHQGYAAMLCVLAVLRLEAAALGECELARLLRDQLGYEKRLQYTKHYFPIGYTLRVQYEEVLRPANITRLRAGAASEASLRYLWFHVSAQAVRRLHQVLPEQHPSWPYTRGLGRLLDALGTEHYGHYRQSEVTAAVAELVQRLHSGERRPKAVRPKALLDNCLRVLRMLFQAPCQWGATESGGEEGSRGGGGGGGGGGGGG; this is translated from the exons ATGCAGGCTGTGCCACCGCCCGCGCCCGCCGTCACCATGCACCAGGGCTACGCGGCCATGCTGT GTGTCCTGGccgtgctgaggctggaggccGCCGCGCTGGGCGAGTGCGAGCTGGCGCGGCTCCTGCGGGACCAGCTGGGCTACGAGAAGCGCCTGCAGTACACG AAGCACTACTTCCCCATCGGGTACACGCTGCGGGTGCAGTACGAGGAGGTGCTGAGGCCGGCCAACATCACCCGGCTG CGCGCGGGGGCGGCCTCGGAGGCCTCTCTGCGCTACCTCTGGTTCCACGTCAGCGCCCAGGCCGTGCGGCGGCTGCACCAGGTGCTCCCGGAGCAGCACCCGTCATGGCCCTACACCCGCGGCCTGGGCCGGCTGCTGGACGCGCTGGGCACCGAGCACTACGGGCACTACCggcag AGTGAGGTGACGGCGGCGGTGGCCGAGCTGGTGCAGCGGCTGCACAGCGGCGAGCGGCGCCCCAAGGCCGTGCGCCCCAAGGCGCTGCTGGACAACTGCCTGCGGGTGCTGCGGATGCTCTTCCAGGCTCCCT GTCAGTGGGGAGCCACGGAGAGCGGCGGcgaggaggggagcagaggaggaggaggaggaggaggaggaggaggaggaggagggtga
- the MTSS2 gene encoding protein MTSS 2 isoform X3 — protein METAEKECGALGGLFQAIINDMKSSYPIWEDFNSKATKLHSQLRTTVLAAVAFLDAFQKVADMATNTRGATRDIGSALTRMCMRHRSIEAKLRQFTNALMESLITPLQDRIEDWKKAANQLDKDHAKEYKRARHEIKKKSSDTLKLQKKARKGKGDLQPQLDTALQDVNDMYLLLEETEKQAVRRALIEERGRFCTFIAFLQPVVNGELTMLGEITHLQGIIDDLAVLTAEPHKLPPASEQVIKDLKGSDYSWSYQTPPSSPSSSSSRKSSMCSSVSSAKGGLPWPGGAQTCSPSSTYRYRSLAQPASAGTRLSSVSSHDSGFISQQEAAYSKPPSPMPSDITSQKSSSSASSEASETCQSVSECSSPTSDWSKASPYDQPAVSTLQRRKDRVEHLREAEVGSATGAYPGMGAEDAPRPRMSPATIAAKHGEEVSPAASDLAMVLTRGLSLEHQKSSRDSLQYSSGYSTQTTTPSCSEDTIPSQGSDYDCYSVNGDVECEPQSDFDKSSTIPRNSNIAQNYRRMIQTKRPASTAGLPSGTSLPAGTTPGVATIRRTPSTKPSVRRTLSNAGPIPIRPPIVPVKTPTVPDSPAYAGPTRVGSEECVFYAEDASPGPVDFAKASPKRLSLPNTAWGGGGGGSAAEIPVYPSAVTPRGTGAAEEEEDEEEDEEDRQLAANRHSLVEKIGELVAGARALGEGQFPFPTALEETPAPPPAPAMDPPAEDMLVAIRRGVRLRRTVTNDRSAPRIS, from the exons GGTGCTGGCCGCGGTCGCCTTCCTGGATGCCTTCCAGAAAGTGGCCGACATGGCCACCAACACCCGAG gggCCACGCGGGACATCGGCTCCGCGCTCACCCGCATGTGCATGCGGCACCGCAGCATCGAGGCCAAGCTCCGGCAGTTCACCAA CGCCCTGATGGAGAGCCTGATCACCCCCCTGCAGGACAGGATcgaggactggaagaaagctgCCAACCAGCTGGACAAGGACCACGCCAAAG AGTACAAGCGGGCCCGCCACGAGATCAAGAAGAAGTCCTCGGACACGctcaagctgcagaaaaaggcTCGAAAAG GGAAGGGGgacctgcagccccagctggacACGGCGCTGCAGGACGTCAACGACATgtacctgctgctggaggagacgGAGAAGCAGGCGGTGCGCCGGGCGCTCATCGAGGAGCGGGGCCGCTTCTGCACCTTCATCGCCTTCCTGCAGCCCGTGGTG AACGGGGAGCTCACCATGCTGGGGGAGATCACCCACCTGCAGGGCATCATCGACGACCTGGCCGTGCTCACCGCCGAGCCCCACAAGCTGCCCCCCGCCAGCGAGCAG GTGATCAAGGACCTGAAGGGCTCTGACTACAGCTGGTCCTACCAGACCCCCCCGTCCTcgcccagcagctccagctcccgcAAATCCAGCATGTGCAG CAGTGTCAGCAGTGCCAAGGGTGGGCTCCCGTGGCCCGGGGGGGCTCAGACGTGCTCGCCCTCCTCCACCTACCGCTACCGCAGCCTGGCGCAGCCGGCCAGCGCGGGGACCCGGCTCTCCAGCGTCTCCTCGCACGACTCCGGCTTCATCTCGCAGCAGGAGGCCGCCTACTCCAAGCCGCCCTCCCCGATGCCCTCGGACATCACCAGCCAG AAGTCCTCCAGCTCGGCGTCCTCGGAGGCCTCGGAGACGTGCCAGTCGGTCAGCGAGTGCAGCTCGCCCACCTCG GATTGGTCCAAGGCCAGCCCCTACGACCAGCCCGCCGTCAGCACCCTGCAGCGGCGCAAGGACCGCGTGGAGCACCTGCGGGAGGCCGAGGTGGGCTCAGCCACCGGCGCCTACCCGGGCATGGGCGCCGAGGACGCCCCCAGACCCCGAATGTCGCCGGCCACCATCGCCGCCAAG CACGGCGAGGAGGTGTCCCCCGCCGCCAGCGACCTGGCCATGGTGTTGACACGGGGGCTGAGCCTGGAGCACCAGAAGAGCAGCCGGGACTCGCTGCAGTACTCCAGCGGCTACAGCACGCAGACCACCACCCCGTCCTGCTCCGAGGACACCATCCCCTCCCAAG GCTCCGACTATGACTGCTACTCGGTGAACGGCGACGTGGAGTGCGAGCCCCAGAGCGACTTCGACAAGTCCTCCACCATCCCGCGCAACAGCAACATCGCCCAGAACTACCGGCGCATGATCCAGACCAAGCGCCCCGCCTCCACCGCCGGGCTGCCCAGCGGCACCAGCCTGCCGGCCGGCACCACGCCAGGGGTGGCCACCATCCGCCGCACGCCCTCCACCAAGCCCTCGGTGCGCCGCACGCTCTCCAACGCCGGCCCCATCCCCATCCGCCCGCCCATCGTCCCCGTCAAGACCCCCACGGTGCCCGACTCGCCCGCCTACGCCGGCCCCACGCGGGTGGGCAGCGAGGAGTGCGTGTTCTACGCCGAGGACGCCTCGCCCGGCCCCGTGGATTTTGCCAAAGCCTCGCCCAAACGCTTGAGCCTCCCCAACACGGCgtggggcggcggcggcggcggcagcgcggcCGAGATCCCCGTCTACCCCAGCGCGGTGACGCCGCGTGGCACCGGCGccgccgaggaggaggaggatgaggaggaggatgaggaggaccGGCAGCTGGCCGCCAACCGGCACAGCCTGGTGGAGAAGATCGGCGAGCTGGTGGCCGGCGCCCGCGCCCTGGGCGAGGGGCAGTTCCCCTTCCCCACCGCGCTGGAGGAGacccccgcgccgccccccgcGCCCGCCATGGACCCCCCGGCCGAAGACATGCTGGTGGCCATCCGGCGCGGCGTGCGCCTGCGCAGGACCGTCACCAACGACAGGTCGGCCCCGCGGATATCGTGA
- the MTSS2 gene encoding protein MTSS 2 isoform X2, producing METAEKECGALGGLFQAIINDMKSSYPIWEDFNSKATKLHSQLRTTVLAAVAFLDAFQKVADMATNTRGATRDIGSALTRMCMRHRSIEAKLRQFTNALMESLITPLQDRIEDWKKAANQLDKDHAKEYKRARHEIKKKSSDTLKLQKKARKELLGKGDLQPQLDTALQDVNDMYLLLEETEKQAVRRALIEERGRFCTFIAFLQPVVNGELTMLGEITHLQGIIDDLAVLTAEPHKLPPASEQVIKDLKGSDYSWSYQTPPSSPSSSSSRKSSMCSVSSAKGGLPWPGGAQTCSPSSTYRYRSLAQPASAGTRLSSVSSHDSGFISQQEAAYSKPPSPMPSDITSQKSSSSASSEASETCQSVSECSSPTSDWSKASPYDQPAVSTLQRRKDRVEHLREAEVGSATGAYPGMGAEDAPRPRMSPATIAAKHGEEVSPAASDLAMVLTRGLSLEHQKSSRDSLQYSSGYSTQTTTPSCSEDTIPSQGSDYDCYSVNGDVECEPQSDFDKSSTIPRNSNIAQNYRRMIQTKRPASTAGLPSGTSLPAGTTPGVATIRRTPSTKPSVRRTLSNAGPIPIRPPIVPVKTPTVPDSPAYAGPTRVGSEECVFYAEDASPGPVDFAKASPKRLSLPNTAWGGGGGGSAAEIPVYPSAVTPRGTGAAEEEEDEEEDEEDRQLAANRHSLVEKIGELVAGARALGEGQFPFPTALEETPAPPPAPAMDPPAEDMLVAIRRGVRLRRTVTNDRSAPRIS from the exons GGTGCTGGCCGCGGTCGCCTTCCTGGATGCCTTCCAGAAAGTGGCCGACATGGCCACCAACACCCGAG gggCCACGCGGGACATCGGCTCCGCGCTCACCCGCATGTGCATGCGGCACCGCAGCATCGAGGCCAAGCTCCGGCAGTTCACCAA CGCCCTGATGGAGAGCCTGATCACCCCCCTGCAGGACAGGATcgaggactggaagaaagctgCCAACCAGCTGGACAAGGACCACGCCAAAG AGTACAAGCGGGCCCGCCACGAGATCAAGAAGAAGTCCTCGGACACGctcaagctgcagaaaaaggcTCGAAAAG agctgctgg GGAAGGGGgacctgcagccccagctggacACGGCGCTGCAGGACGTCAACGACATgtacctgctgctggaggagacgGAGAAGCAGGCGGTGCGCCGGGCGCTCATCGAGGAGCGGGGCCGCTTCTGCACCTTCATCGCCTTCCTGCAGCCCGTGGTG AACGGGGAGCTCACCATGCTGGGGGAGATCACCCACCTGCAGGGCATCATCGACGACCTGGCCGTGCTCACCGCCGAGCCCCACAAGCTGCCCCCCGCCAGCGAGCAG GTGATCAAGGACCTGAAGGGCTCTGACTACAGCTGGTCCTACCAGACCCCCCCGTCCTcgcccagcagctccagctcccgcAAATCCAGCATGTGCAG TGTCAGCAGTGCCAAGGGTGGGCTCCCGTGGCCCGGGGGGGCTCAGACGTGCTCGCCCTCCTCCACCTACCGCTACCGCAGCCTGGCGCAGCCGGCCAGCGCGGGGACCCGGCTCTCCAGCGTCTCCTCGCACGACTCCGGCTTCATCTCGCAGCAGGAGGCCGCCTACTCCAAGCCGCCCTCCCCGATGCCCTCGGACATCACCAGCCAG AAGTCCTCCAGCTCGGCGTCCTCGGAGGCCTCGGAGACGTGCCAGTCGGTCAGCGAGTGCAGCTCGCCCACCTCG GATTGGTCCAAGGCCAGCCCCTACGACCAGCCCGCCGTCAGCACCCTGCAGCGGCGCAAGGACCGCGTGGAGCACCTGCGGGAGGCCGAGGTGGGCTCAGCCACCGGCGCCTACCCGGGCATGGGCGCCGAGGACGCCCCCAGACCCCGAATGTCGCCGGCCACCATCGCCGCCAAG CACGGCGAGGAGGTGTCCCCCGCCGCCAGCGACCTGGCCATGGTGTTGACACGGGGGCTGAGCCTGGAGCACCAGAAGAGCAGCCGGGACTCGCTGCAGTACTCCAGCGGCTACAGCACGCAGACCACCACCCCGTCCTGCTCCGAGGACACCATCCCCTCCCAAG GCTCCGACTATGACTGCTACTCGGTGAACGGCGACGTGGAGTGCGAGCCCCAGAGCGACTTCGACAAGTCCTCCACCATCCCGCGCAACAGCAACATCGCCCAGAACTACCGGCGCATGATCCAGACCAAGCGCCCCGCCTCCACCGCCGGGCTGCCCAGCGGCACCAGCCTGCCGGCCGGCACCACGCCAGGGGTGGCCACCATCCGCCGCACGCCCTCCACCAAGCCCTCGGTGCGCCGCACGCTCTCCAACGCCGGCCCCATCCCCATCCGCCCGCCCATCGTCCCCGTCAAGACCCCCACGGTGCCCGACTCGCCCGCCTACGCCGGCCCCACGCGGGTGGGCAGCGAGGAGTGCGTGTTCTACGCCGAGGACGCCTCGCCCGGCCCCGTGGATTTTGCCAAAGCCTCGCCCAAACGCTTGAGCCTCCCCAACACGGCgtggggcggcggcggcggcggcagcgcggcCGAGATCCCCGTCTACCCCAGCGCGGTGACGCCGCGTGGCACCGGCGccgccgaggaggaggaggatgaggaggaggatgaggaggaccGGCAGCTGGCCGCCAACCGGCACAGCCTGGTGGAGAAGATCGGCGAGCTGGTGGCCGGCGCCCGCGCCCTGGGCGAGGGGCAGTTCCCCTTCCCCACCGCGCTGGAGGAGacccccgcgccgccccccgcGCCCGCCATGGACCCCCCGGCCGAAGACATGCTGGTGGCCATCCGGCGCGGCGTGCGCCTGCGCAGGACCGTCACCAACGACAGGTCGGCCCCGCGGATATCGTGA
- the LOC137861660 gene encoding uncharacterized protein: MHCEDSSINKGCTVISPVCASVGTGGGPVSPQKKFWGAVGTLPTWGDAAAPSPPFPGRPRHHPDNYGAVSQGFGGGRVVVTPAPWGSRGAAVGQLWGRREAMEGPGAQHVLVTGCDGGVGLGLVKRFLELPSPPRRLFAACTDPDGKALNELALGTPNLVVLPLDVTDAGSIGAAVGRVRDELRGAGLSLLINTAGTRRHSTLQAETAENMALLYATNTIGPLQVTQAFLPLLQEAAQAGRGQELSCSRAAVVNVSSAMGSIGVAAAWGDAQDVSYRCSKAALNMLTKCQALQYGHSGILCIAIDPGDVEAAPGSQESPVTMEESTQGVLRVLAGLSASSNGTFWDWRGQSLPW, encoded by the exons ATGCACTGTGAAGATTCCAGTATTAATAAAGGTTGTACTGTAATTAGCCCCGTCTGCGCCTCCGTTGGAACCGGGGGGGGCCCtgtctccccccaaaaaaaattttggggtgctgtggggaccCTCCCCACGTGGGGTGAcgctgctgctccctccccacccttcCCAGGGCGTCCCCGGCACCACCCCGACAATTACGGGGCCGTTTCCCAAGGGTTTGGGGGCGGACGCGTGGTGGTGACACCGGCGCCGTGGGGCAGCCgtggggcagctgtggggcagctgtggggcaggagggaggcaaTGGAGGGTCCCGGAGCCCAGCACGTGCTGGTGACTGGCTGTGACGGtggcgtggggctggggctggtcaAACGTTTCCTGGAGCTGCCGAGCCCACCACGGCGCCTCTTCGCCGCCTGCACCGACCCCGACGGGAAG GCCCTCAATGAGCTGGCTCTGGGCACCCCCAACCTCGTGGTCCTGCCCCTCG ACGTGACAGACGCGGGCAGTATCGGGGCAGCGGTGGGCCGGGTGCGGGATGAGCTGCGCGGGGCCGGCCTCAGCCTCCTGATCAACACGGCGGGCACACGGCGCCACAGCACGCTGCAGGCCGAGACGGCCGAAAACATGGCCCTGCTCTACGCCACCAACACCATCGGGCCCCTGCAGGTCACGCAG GccttcctgcccctgctgcaggaggcggCGCAGGCCGGGCgtgggcaggagctgagctgcagccgcGCGGCCGTGGTCAACGTCTCCAGCGCCATGGGCTCCATCGGGGTGGCGGCGGCCTGGGGGGACGCTCAGGACGTCTCCTACCGCTGCAGCAAG GCGGCGCTCAACATGCTGACCAAGTGCCAGGCGCTGCAGTACGGCCACAGCGGGATCCTCTGCATCGCCATCGACCCCGGGGACGTGGAGGCAGCGCCGGGGAGCCAGGAG AGCCCGGTGACGATGGAGGAGAGCACCCAGGGCGTCCTGCGTGTCCTCGCCGGCCTCTCGGCCTCCAGCAACGGCACCTTCTGGGACTGGCGGGGGCAGAGCCTGCCCTGGTGA